One part of the Candidatus Hydrogenedentota bacterium genome encodes these proteins:
- the glgC gene encoding glucose-1-phosphate adenylyltransferase, with the protein MERVLTVLLAGGMGERLHPLTKERAKPAVPFGGMYRIIDFTLSNCFNSHCRRICVLTQYKSSSLARHINRGWNIMHTALGEFIEVLPPQMRVNRNWYLGTADAIYQNLYSINQADPHEVLIVSGDHIYKMNYRKMIRLHRETEADLTIAAIEVPLSEASRYGVFQVNEHNRVIGFEEKPKDPKPLPNDPDKALASMGVYVFNAEVLREAVCSDAELSQSSHDFGKDIIPKLVLDNAAVYAYNFQDENKKEAKYWRDVGTLDSYWEANMDLVSVDPHFNLYDRQWPMRANLPTLPPAKFVFAEAGHRFGTAVDSIVSPGCIISGGMVDNCVVGPEVRVNSYSHVKESILFERVTIGRNCRIRRAIIEKNIEVPEGTVIGYDLKEDAKRFRVTHLGVVVVESQEKFDLAFK; encoded by the coding sequence TTGGAGCGGGTGTTAACAGTGCTGCTGGCAGGGGGCATGGGCGAGCGGCTTCATCCCTTGACGAAGGAACGTGCGAAACCAGCCGTCCCCTTTGGCGGGATGTACCGCATTATCGACTTTACACTGTCGAATTGTTTTAATTCACATTGTCGGCGCATCTGTGTACTCACCCAATATAAATCGAGCTCTCTCGCCCGGCACATTAACCGAGGCTGGAATATCATGCATACGGCTTTGGGGGAATTTATAGAGGTATTGCCGCCGCAAATGCGCGTGAACAGGAATTGGTATTTGGGCACCGCCGATGCCATTTATCAAAACCTCTATTCCATCAATCAAGCCGATCCCCACGAGGTGCTCATTGTCAGCGGCGATCATATCTACAAAATGAATTACCGTAAGATGATCCGCCTGCACCGTGAGACGGAAGCAGATCTTACCATTGCCGCCATTGAAGTGCCCCTCTCGGAAGCGTCGCGCTATGGTGTCTTTCAAGTGAATGAACATAACCGCGTCATCGGCTTTGAAGAGAAACCAAAAGATCCGAAACCGCTGCCCAATGATCCGGATAAGGCGCTGGCGTCTATGGGCGTCTACGTCTTCAATGCGGAGGTACTCCGTGAGGCGGTCTGCAGTGATGCCGAATTAAGCCAAAGCAGTCACGATTTCGGTAAAGATATTATTCCGAAGCTGGTCCTCGATAATGCCGCCGTTTACGCCTATAACTTTCAAGATGAAAACAAAAAGGAAGCTAAATATTGGCGCGACGTGGGAACGCTGGACAGCTACTGGGAAGCCAATATGGATCTGGTCAGTGTAGATCCCCACTTTAACCTCTACGATCGGCAATGGCCCATGCGTGCGAATCTGCCTACCCTGCCGCCTGCAAAATTTGTGTTTGCCGAAGCAGGGCACCGCTTCGGAACGGCTGTGGACAGTATTGTAAGCCCGGGATGTATTATCAGCGGCGGCATGGTCGACAACTGCGTCGTCGGTCCGGAAGTGCGCGTCAACTCCTACTCCCACGTCAAAGAATCCATTCTCTTTGAACGCGTCACCATCGGCCGAAATTGCCGCATTCGACGGGCGATCATCGAAAAAAATATCGAGGTCCCTGAGGGCACCGTAATCGGTTATGACCTCAAAGAGGATGCGAAGCGCTTTCGCGTGACCCACTTGGGCGTGGTCGTTGTCGAATCGCAAGAAAAATTTGATCTTGCTTTCAAATAA